One Plasmodium coatneyi strain Hackeri chromosome 14, complete sequence genomic window carries:
- a CDS encoding KIR-like protein, with the protein MSSPREIPAKSLPSWTNYYGKFENSKVGCAEKCNEERDNYKLDNKGLGSQKVNVGNALAYIYKEYRETDKKSPENATPAECTARNFFYYWLGEKLPESVGSITFGAMIRTICEYINNASGRKACEIPSDDDPVDKDLFLNRKIIFDFWYDHPTIQELFENTGSEGVEKCDSYYQDVNAAYEAVDKNCTKKNGNYCKKMWTETHKQQIHDKLQDLQSKLDAAREGMQLAERTASTKLNEAESKANKASTLSSAFGTLAALEFPALAYFLYKVKYYHYTL; encoded by the exons ATGTCATCACCAAGG gaaatACCTGCAAAGAGCTTACCTTCATGGACTAACTACTATGGTAAATTCGAAAACAGCAAGGTAGGATGTGCAGAAAAATGCAATGAAGAAAGAGATAATTATAAATTAGACAATAAGGGTCTTGGGAGCCAGAAGGTTAACGTTGGAAATGCACTGgcctatatatacaaagaataCAGGGAAACAGATAAAAAATCACCAGAAAATGCGACGCCAGCCGAATGTACAGcacgcaattttttttattactggttgggggaaaaattaccTGAGAGTGTAGGAAGTATTACCTTCGGAGCTATGATAAGGACTATTTgcgaatatataaataatgccTCTGGGAGGAAGGCATGTGAAATTCCCAGTGATGATGACCCAGTTGACAAGGACCTCTTCcttaacagaaaaataatattcgaTTTCTGGTATGACCATCCTACTATACAAGAACTCTTCGAAAATACTGGGTCTGAGGGTGTTGAGAAATGTGACAGTTATTACCAGGATGTAAATGCAGCATATGAAGCTGTGgataaaaattgtacaaagaAAAACGGTAATTactgtaaaaaaatgtggacagaAACACATAAGCAACAAATTCATGATAAACTGCAAGATTTGCAATCTAAATTGGATGCTGCACGGGAAGGAATGCAGCTTGCCGAACGAACAGCATCCACCAAATTAAACGAAGCTGAAAGTAAAGCAAATAAAGCTTCtactctttcttctgcttttggtacCCTAGCAGCATTAGAATTCCCAGcattggcatactttttgtataaggtaaaatattaccaTTATACATTATAG
- a CDS encoding KIR protein codes for MGKEQYKDAPCHFFYYWVGDNFLKSTGNRDLEDFMKEIYETLKEAPYNHKCEIKYDADVNWDLFKQMKEVYDFFYDYSTIQSNAHQYDTKDGSEYSKYLRRISGACIVAKAQCPHKPDHPYCAWFNGKKGKEGEDYCGKELSELRTRAKPNPNPNPNQAGSSGSFSDSEDCKLENFPSKEKYNRFDVGVKCSEEDMIWKRGGTVETNVKNALKPYGKIGGHIDNIVNAWCYVYNGRNGRNMNGPVYDLFYYWLGNKVWGSVSHSNPFSKIMGEIYGALGSALTAIDRGLICTDITQEHFGPMKTLFDYSLDYATIEGCIGKSQTSGSNCTEGYSDYLQRAAEAYEKMEDYCGPGKNLKGICCTYFKKISNKSDGSNIPKPSELKSKLDHVQKPTVLEAETISPPTTTSNTPAAVSSAAALIGIPALAFYLYKVISIIRTHFKIYE; via the exons ATGGGAAAAGAACAATACAAAGATGCACcctgtcattttttttattattgggtGGGAGATAATTTCCTGAAGAGTACAGGTAATAGAGACTTGGAGGATTTcatgaaagaaatatacgaAACGCTGAAAGAAGCTCCCTATAATCATAAATGTGAAATTAAATACGATGCTGATGTTAACTGGGATCTCTTTAAACAGATGAAGGAAGTATATGATTTCTTCTATGACTACTCTACCATACAGAGCAATGCACACCAATATGACACCAAAGATGGTTCGGAATATTCAAAGTACCTGCGAAGAATTAGTGGAGCATGTATTGTTGCAAAGGCGCAGTGTCCACATAAACCGGATCATCCCTATTGTGCATGGTTtaatgggaaaaagggaaaagaaggggaagattaCTGTGGTAAGGAACTATCAGAACTAAGAACTAGAGCTAAACCAAATCCAAATCCAAATCCAAATCAAGCGGGCAGTTCAGGCAGTTTTTCCGATAGTGAG gactGCAAATTGGAGAATTTCCCTTCAAAAGAAAAGTACAACAGATTTGACGTGGGTGTGAAATGCTCTGAGGAAGATATGATATGGAAGAGAGGAGGAACCGTGGAGACTAATGTGAAGAATGCATTGAAACCTTATGGAAAGATTGGAGGGCATATTGATAACATTGTTAATGCCTGGTGTTACGTATATAATGGGAGAAACGGAAGAAATATGAATGGTCCTGTATATGAccttttctattattggttagggaaTAAAGTATGGGGAAGTGTAAGCCACAGTAAtccattttcaaaaattatgGGTGAAATCTACGGTGCCCTGGGGAGCGCGCTTACCGCTATTGATCGTGGACTCATATGCACTGATATTACCCAAGAACATTTCGGTCCAATGAAAACACTATTTGATTATTCTCTTGATTATGCAACTATAGAGGGGTGCATAGGAAAATCCCAGACTTCCGGGTCTAATTGTACTGAAGGATATTCCGATTACCTGCAAAGAGCTGCCGAagcatatgaaaaaatggaggactATTGTGGACCaggtaaaaatttaaaggggATATGTTGTacttattttaaaaaaatttccaataAGAGTGATGGCAGCAATATTCCAAAACCATCAGAATTGAAATCTAAATTAGACCACGTACAGAAACCTACAGTGCTGGAAGCAGAAACAATATCCCCccccaccaccacctccaACACTCCTGCTGCTGTCTCCAGCGCAGCTGCATTAATTGGAATTCCAGCACTGGCATTCTacctatataaggtaattagCATTATACgcacacattttaaaatatatgaataa